In Terriglobales bacterium, one genomic interval encodes:
- the murC gene encoding UDP-N-acetylmuramate--L-alanine ligase: MHFVGIGGIGMSGIAEVLLTLGYKVSGSDLKLSPLTQRLTTLGATILEGHRAEHVQGAEVVVTSSAVAPDNPEVLAAHQHHIPVIPRAEMLAELMRLKYGIAIAGMHGKTTTTSMVAAVLAAGGLDPTVVVGGRVDAMGSNARLGKSQYLVAEADESDRSFLRLSPILSVVTNLDREHMDCYRDMRDVLRAFRDFIERVPFYGMAILCRDDRHLRRLLPRLSRRVVTYGTGEDADFRVALGPVEPGTVRERPVSRFTVRYRGQDLGEFRVHVPGAHNVLNAAAAVAVGIGLDVTPSQIREALDGFRGVDRRFQLRGSARGVAVIDDYGHHPTEILATLAAARSCGYRRIHVVFQPHRYTRTRLLLDEFAAAFGAADSLFILDIYAASENPIPGVTGEALAGRIREKGGREAVYVPSFAEAAAAVAAQALEGDMILTLGAGNISHLGSQILEQLQTQGQAVSQKP, translated from the coding sequence ATCCTCGAAGGCCACCGCGCGGAACACGTTCAGGGTGCCGAAGTGGTCGTCACCAGTTCCGCCGTCGCGCCCGACAACCCGGAAGTGCTGGCGGCACACCAGCACCACATCCCGGTGATCCCCCGTGCGGAAATGCTGGCCGAACTGATGCGCCTGAAGTACGGCATCGCCATCGCCGGCATGCACGGCAAGACCACCACCACCTCCATGGTTGCCGCGGTTCTGGCCGCGGGTGGCCTGGACCCCACCGTGGTGGTCGGCGGACGCGTGGACGCCATGGGTTCGAATGCCCGCTTGGGCAAATCCCAGTACTTGGTGGCCGAGGCGGATGAGAGCGATCGCTCCTTCCTGCGACTCTCGCCCATCCTGTCTGTGGTCACCAACCTGGATCGCGAGCACATGGACTGCTATCGCGACATGCGTGATGTGCTCCGGGCTTTCCGCGACTTCATCGAGCGTGTGCCCTTCTACGGCATGGCCATCCTCTGCCGGGACGACCGTCACCTGCGCCGCCTCCTGCCACGGCTCTCCCGGCGCGTGGTCACCTACGGCACCGGTGAAGATGCGGATTTCCGCGTCGCGCTGGGCCCGGTCGAGCCGGGCACGGTACGTGAGCGGCCCGTCAGCCGGTTCACCGTGCGTTACCGCGGGCAGGACCTGGGCGAATTCCGCGTGCACGTTCCGGGCGCACACAATGTCTTGAATGCGGCTGCAGCCGTGGCCGTGGGTATCGGCCTGGACGTCACCCCGTCACAGATTCGTGAGGCGCTGGACGGTTTTCGCGGTGTAGACCGCAGGTTCCAATTGCGCGGCTCGGCCCGCGGCGTCGCGGTGATCGACGACTATGGCCACCATCCCACCGAAATCCTGGCCACGCTGGCGGCGGCACGTTCCTGTGGCTATCGCCGAATTCATGTGGTCTTTCAGCCCCACCGTTACACCCGCACTCGGCTGCTCCTCGACGAATTTGCCGCTGCTTTCGGCGCCGCCGATTCACTGTTCATCCTGGATATCTACGCCGCCAGCGAGAACCCCATTCCCGGTGTCACCGGCGAAGCGCTGGCGGGCCGCATCCGCGAGAAGGGCGGCAGGGAAGCGGTCTATGTTCCCTCGTTCGCCGAGGCTGCGGCTGCGGTCGCGGCGCAGGCGCTCGAAGGCGACATGATTCTCACCTTGGGAGCGGGTAATATCTCTCACCTCGGTTCCCAAATTCTGGAGCAACTGCAGACTCAAGGGCAGGCGGTCTCCCAGAAACCATAG